GTGGCGCAACTGGAGTTCGCCGTGATCGCCGCCGACGTAGACGTTCTCGACGCCGTCGAGCGTGAACGACCACTGGCGTTCCAGCCCCAGTTCGGTGTAGAACTCGATCGCACGATCCATGTCCGAGACCCACAGCGCGACGTGTGCAACGTCCATGCTCGGAGGTGCGCGGCCCGGTAGTTGTGTGTATCGGCTTCCGGCGGGCCAGTTTTCGCCCTCGTCGTGTCAGAACTGTGCCGTTGACTACTTGGTCAGTCCCCACGACGGGGATATGTATGGAGTACACGACACTCGGCTCGACCGGGATCGAGGTCTCGAAGATCTGCCTGGGCTGTATGAGCTTCGGCAGCGGCGACGAGTGGATGCTCGACCGGGACGACTCCGAGGCGCTGATCGAGCGCGCGCTCGAACTCGGGATCAACTTCTTCGATACGGCCAACGTCTACTCGACGGGCGAGAGCGAGGCGATCCTCGGCGACGTGCTCGGCGAGTACGACCGCGACGAGCAGGTCGTCGCCACGAAGGTGTTCGGCGAGATGGGCGACGATCCCAACAGGCAGGGACTCTCGCGGAAGGCAATCGAACAGGAGCTGTCGGCCTCGCTAGAGCGGCTGGGGATGGACACCGTCGATCTCTACCAGATCCACCGCTGGGACTACGATACACCCATCGAGACGACGCTGCGGGCGCTGGACGACGCCGTCCGGCGGGGCCAGGTGCGTCACGTCGGGGCGTCGTCGATGTGGGCCCACCAGTTCCAGCGCGCCCTGCACGTCAGCGAGCGGGAGGGGTTGGCCCGCTTCGAGACGATGCAGGACCTCTATCACCTCACCTACCGCGAGGAGGAGCGCGAGATGTATCCCGTCTGCGAGCAGTGGGACGTGGGCGTCATCCCGTGGAGCCCCCTCGGCGCGGGCTATCTGACCCGGCCCCACGAGGAGTTCACTCGCACGACGCGGGGCGAACACGAGAAGGAGAACATCGGGCTCCCCTACGACGAGGGGCCGGGGAGCGAGGCGATCAACGAGCGCGTCCAGGAACTGGCCGACGAGAAGGGCGTGACGATGGCCCAGATCGCGCTGGCCTGGCACTTCGAGAACGAGTACACCGACGCGCCGATCCTCGGCACGTCGAGCATCGAACACCTCGAAGCGGCCGTCGAAGCACTGGAGATCGACCTCTCGACCTCCGAGATGGAGTACCTCGAAGAACCGTACGAACCGGTCCCGGTGTACGGCCACAAGTAAGCCGGCCGGCGCGTGGTTGTCCGGTGGCGGTAAGCCGGGCGCGACGACGCCGGCAACTCACAAAGCGCCGAATAACGAAGTACCGTCACGGGAAGGTCCGGACGACGGTGGGGCGGGCGGGCCGTCGACACCGTCGCGTTATGTCACAGGAACGATTGACGGAGCGAAACGACCTGCGGGCGTATCTCGACGCGGAACTGTCGTACCCGGTCACCCTCTCGACGGTGCGTGACCGCCTCGGACAGGTGACGGTTATCGCGCCGGACAGCGACGAGTCGGAGACGCTGGCGTCGATCGTCGAGCACGTCGACGACGACAGCTACGAGAGCGCCGACGAACTGTTCGAGACGGTCGTCTCGCGGCTGCCCGACGCCTACATCGGACGGAAGTACTACGACGACCGCGGCTCCACGCTCGCGGTGGCCGGCAGCGCGGAGGACGAGTCGCTGTAACCCCCGCTCTTTTTCGCCCGGTCGTCCAACGACCTGCCATGAGCGACAGCCAGGTCGCGCTGGTCACCGGGGGAACGAGCGGGATCGGACGCGAGACGGTCCGCGGGCTGGCAGCACGGGGCTGGACGGTCCTCGTCCACGGCCGCGACGCCGAGCGTGGCCACGAGATCTGTCGGACGGTCCGCCGGGAGACGGCTGGCGCGGCGACGTTCCACCACGCGGACCTGTCGGAACTCGACGCCGTCGGTGCGCTTGCCGACGCGATCACCGACGACTACGACCGGCTCGACGCGCTCGTCAACAACGCCGGGACCTGGCAGGACGAGCGCCGTCTCGTCGCGGCGACCGGCGAGCGCTCGGACGGCACCCGCACACAGGTGGCGCTGACGGTGGCGGTGAACCACTGTGCGCACTACCGGCTGACCCACGACCTGTGGCCGCTGTTGGACGCGGCCGGCGGGCGCGTCGTCACTGTCTCGTCGGATCTCCACCGGCGGGGCGAACTCGACACCGACCGGTTCCTCGGTCCGGACGGGCCGACCGGACAGCAGGCCTACGCCGACTCGAAGCTCGCGACCGTCGCGTTCACGCGAGCGCTGGCCCGACGAACGGACGCCGTCACGGTGTCGTGTTGCCACCCCGGCATCGTCCCGAGCAGCCGCTTGGCACGCGAGACCGGCGGGCTCTCGCGGCTCGGCTGGAAGCTGTTCGGCCTCGTCGGCGGGTTGCTCCCGGTCGGCCCCGTCGACTCCGAACGGGCGGCCGCCGAAACGTCGCTCTTTCTGGCGACGACCGACGACACGGCCGACCTGCACGGCGGGTACTTTTCGGACTGTGAGCGCACGGAGGCGAAACCGATCGAGGAAGCCACCGAGGAACGGTGCTGGGACTGGACGGCGGACGTTGTCGGCGTCGACCCGGAGTGGCCCCCCGTCGAGTCCGGCACCGACACCTGACCGTCCGCTCGCGTTCCGTCGCCAACGATTGCCTCCGACTCGCGCTCCCTTCAGGTGGACGTGTCGTCGATCGAGTCCCAGCCCGGCGTCGGCGGTGCGCCGTCGTCGTCCTCGATCTCGCGTGCGCATTCGGGCTCCGGTGCCGGCTCGCCGACCGCGTCGGCGATCGTCTGCCAGCGCTCGATCGCTCGCCCGGTCCACGACGCTGCGTCCCGTGCGCGCTCGCGGTACCGTTCGTACCAGTCGTCGCTGACCGCTCCGGTCCCGGGTGCGGAGGCGGCCGCGACGGCGACGAACTCCGCGCGGTCGGCGGCCGTCAGCTCGTCGGCGACGAGGCGGGACACGACGCCGGAGAGGCGCTCGGGCTCGGGGTGTGCGAACAGCTTCGAGCCCAGCGCGGCCGGGCCGAGCAGCGGCGTGGCGTCGGCCGGCGGCTCGTCGTCGCGGAGTCGCTCGCCAGCGGCCTCGCCGGGGGCGTGAGCCTCGACGCGCTCGCACTCGGTCTCGACGGCCAGCGAGAGGTTCTCGCCGGGGTAGGCCCCGCAGGTGTCCGGGTACAGCTCGCCGTCGTGGAGCCGACACTGCAGGGTCACGGGATCGAGGAAGACACAGGTCTCCAGCCAGGTGGGGTCGGCGTCGAACGGCGCGACGGGTTTGGGCGGCTTGCGAAGGCCGACGTAGAAGGCCGGCCGGCCGTCGATCGCGGCGACGCTGTGCCCGTCGATGGTGACGCCGTCGTCGTCGGCGAACAGACGGGGCGTGAGGGCGTCGCCGTGGCCGCGGTCGACGAACGCACGCACCTCCGAGCGGGTCAGCGGGACGAGGTTGCTGGTCTCGTCGAGTGGCTGGCGACTGCCGCGCCGCTCGTGATCGATGTCGGCGTCGGTCAGGGGCCGCCAGTCGATACAGCAGCCGGCACACCCCTCGCAGTCGACTCTCATGTCCGGTCGTTCGACCGTGCGGGAGAAAAGAGCCCGCCCCGAGACGGCCTAGGCGAACTCGCCGGTCGTGTCCGTCGAGGAGACCATTCCGACGTAGTCGCCGTGGTCGTCCATCACCGGGAGGTGTTTGATGCCGAAGTTGGTCATCATGGCCGCGGCCTCGTTGAGCTCCGTCGTCGTCTCGACGCGCTCGACGGGAGAGGTCATCACGTCAGCGACCCGGGTCTCCGAGAGGTCCGCGCCCTCGGCGACGGCGTGGACCACGTCGGTCGTCGTGACGATTCCTGCGTCCGCACCGGGGACGAAGAGTCCGTTGACGTTCGCTTCGCGCATCTGCTCGGCGACGGCTCGGACGGTCGCGTCCGGGCTCGTCGTCTCGAGCGGCGTCGACATTACGTCTTCGACGAGAACAGTGTCGGCACTCATACGTCGACTGTCGGGGCCAAGTGTCATTGTCCTTTCCCTCCCGCGACGCCGCGACGTTCTTTGTGGTCCCGGCGCAACGTCGGCTATGGAACACGTCGAAGCCGGCGGTGCGTCGATCCCGAAGATCGGGCTCGGGACGTGGCAAAACACCGGGACAGCGTGTACCGAGACGGTTCGGACCGCTCTGGATCTCGGCTATCGACACGTCGACACCGCACAGGTGTACGACAACGAGCGGGCGGTCGGCGAAGGGATCGCCGCGGCCGACGTCGATCGCGACGACATCTTCCTGACGACGAAGGTGTGGCGCTCGAACCTCCGGCGCGAGGCGGTCGTCTCGACGGTCCAGGAGAGTCTGGCAACGCTCGGCGTCGACTACGTCGACCTGCTGTTGATCCACTGGCCCCACCCGCGCGTCCCCGTCGAGGAACCCCTCGCCGCGATGGCCGAACTGCGCGAGCGGGGGCTGGTCGAACACCTCGGCGTGAGCAACTTCACGCGGTCGCAGCTACGGGCGGCCGGCGACGCCGTCGACGCCCCGATCGTCGCCGATCAGGTGCTGTACCATCCCTACAAGGATCAGTCGGCGCTGCGAGAGTACTGCGTCGATGCGGGGGTCGCACTGACGGCCTACAGCCCGCTCGCGCGGGGCCGCGTCCTCGGGGACGATCTGCTGGCCCGGATCGGCGACCGCTACGACCGGACTCCGGCACAGGTCGCACTGCGCTGGCTGGTCCAGCAGGACGGCGTCGTCGCCATCCCGAAGAGCACCAGCCGCGACCACCTGGCCGACAACCTCGCTGTCTTCGAGTTCTCCCTGACCGACGACGAGATGGCCCGCATCCACGAGCTGGAGGGGGGCTTCAAGACGAAACTGCGAAACCGTCTGCCCGCGCTGATGCGCCGGCTGCCCGTCTGATATCGTAGCCATTGAAACTCGATGGCCACTATACCTGTACTAGGACCTCCCAGAGACCCCCACCCATTAGTTCTCCTGGTAGGGAATCACTATCAGTAACGAGTCGAACTGCTGGTACCGTGTACTGCACGTCACGATCTGTGATCGGGTCGTCCGGTCGACAGCCGACGCCGTTTGTCCGGTGGCCGGCGACAGCTATCGCGCTGGTCGTCTCCGTCTCACGAGGGCGGGGCAGCCGGCACCGCCGTTGGTCCGGCGGTGTCCGCCCTCTGGAGCGACACGGTCGCGGCTCGCGCGCGTCGTCGGGCGGTGGTCGTCGTGAGTGACTCGAAGCCCAGCGCACACGATCCTGCACTGGCCCGTGAGCGCTCCGAGCTTGCGACCGAGCCGGAGGCGGTCCAGCGACTTCGCGAGCAGTTGCCCCGCTTCGTCGAACGGACGCTCGAACGGGCCGGTGCCGAGGGCGTCGTCGTCGCGCTGGACGGGCGAGTCGGTTCGACGGTCGCGGCGGTGCTGGCGATCGAAGCCGTCGGCGTCGATCGGGTCAGCGGTCTCGTGTTGCCGGCCAACATGAACGACGAGGCGTCGGCCAGGGCAGCGGAGGCGGTCGCGTCGATGCTATCGATCGAGTACGAGCGACTCCAGTTGCGGCCGCTGCTCTCGGCGTTCCAGCGCGTGATCGGTGCTGCTGGGGAACCGGCCGACGACGTCGTCGCGCTCGACAACGCACGCGAACGGTTCCGGATGGCGTGCCTGTACTACGTCGCCAACACGACCGACCGGATCGTGCTCGGCTCCGTCGACCGTACCCGGCGGCTCCTGGGATCGGTGACGAAACACGGGGACGACGGCGTCGACCTCGCGCCGCTGGCACCGCTCTATTACACCGAGGTGCGCGCGCTCGCGAGAGCGGTCGACGTGCCGTCGAACATTCTCGACCGGTCGACCCGGACGGCGGGACGCGCCGACAGCGACCCAGAGCAACTCGGGGTCGACCCCGAGACGCTCGACGAGATCCTCCACGCGCTCGTCGACCAAGCGCAACCACCGGCCGCCGTCGCCGAGCGACTCGCCGTCGATCGAGCGACGGTCCAGCGGGTCCGGAAATGGTGCGAAACCACCAGACACAAGCGCCGTCCGCCGCTGACGCCGTCGATCGATCTCTAGCAGTCACGACCACGAAACTCATGGTTGCCGACCGTCAACAGACGATTAACAAATGAACACGAACGACATCGACCTCTCTCCGACACAGACTCAGCTCGTAACGACACTCATCAACGAACACGAGACCGCGGACGGCCCGGTCACGAGCGGCCAGGTCGCCGAGATCCTGGACCGCAGCTCGGGCACGGTCCAGAACCAGCTCACGACCCTCCAGTCGATCGGACTCGTCGAGAGCGTCCAGGGACCCACCGGCGGGTACGAGCCGACGCCAGCGGCCTTCGCCGCGATCGGTCGCGAGCCGATGGACGACGCCGAGACGGTGACCGTCTCGCAGGCGTTCGACCGGATCGACGCCACGGTCGAGGAGATCGACCTGACCAACGTCCACCACCCGACGGAGTGTACGGCACACGTCTCCGTCCAGGGGACCCTCCGCAGTATCGCGGTCGGTGATCCGGTCGTCGTCGGACCGACGCCCAGCGCTGATCTGGTCGTCGCGGGCGAAGTGACGGCCGTCTCCGAGACCGCCGACGAACTGGTGCTCGACGTTCGACGCATGGACGCGCCGGTAACCGAGGAGTAGGTGACGGCGACCTCGCCGCAATCGTGTCGTCGCAGCGAAAAGCAGTCGTGATTCAAAGAGCGTGGCGTGTCGTTCGCACACCGTCGGCTGTCACGGCGTGACGGGTAGTCTCACAGCGGGGCGATGCTGACGGTCACGGTGCCGACGCCGGGGACGGTGACCCGACGAGGCGCGTCGTTCGTCCGGCGGACAAGTGCGGCCAGTCCGAACTGCGTGCCTTTCACCGCCAGTGCCGTCGCGGCGAGTGCCGTCGCGGCCGCGAGCGGATAGCTCAGGGCGACGAGAGCGGCGACGAGGAGGACGGGGAAACCGACCAGCGTCGCGAACGACGGGGAATCGACTGCGGGACCACGCTCGGATCGTGTGCGAAGATGGGACGTGTTCGATGACATTGTGAGTGCTCCGTGGGGGGCGAGCGGTCGCGGGACCACTGCCGTACGTACACCAAGACTCTCGCCATACAAAAAGTTTCAGAAAGCCGATTGGTTTTGAGAGGTGGTACCACGGCACACTCTGTAGAAATGCTTTTCACGCCCCAAAATGCGGTGCAACAGTTACCACGGTATTTGTTCTCTCAACTCCACTTTCTTATATGTGTGCTGGTGGTACCGGATCGACGGCCGTCTCGCCGTCCCCGTCGATGCGGCTCTCTCCTCACGTGTCGTTCGCGACGGCGTCGAGTCCGCGCCCGCCGTGAGGGTGGGAAGCTGTACGCCGTTCGAAATCCTTTTACGCGCTTCAGGGGCAATGTAGGGACAACGAACCATGGAAATCGACATCATCAAAGAAGACGACAACCCGATGTTACACCGGACCGACGTTCGGTTCGAGGTGCGACACGACGAGGCGACGCCGTCGCGACTCTCCGTGCGCGACTCGCTCGCGGCCAAGCTCAACAAGGACGCCGAAGAAGTCGTCGTCCACGAGCTCGACACGAAGTTCGGGATGCGAAAGACCGTCGGCTACGCGAAAGTGTACGACGCGCCCGAGTTCGCCCGCGAGGTCGAGCAGGACCACATGCTCGAACGCAACAAGATCGTCGCCGACGGCGAGTCGGGTGAGGAGGCATAAGATGGCCCGTCACGAGTACTACGGCGACGACGGTCAGATCGAGCGCGAGCAGTGCCCCCGGTGTGGCGACACCTTCCTCGCCGAGCACGACGACCGCAAACACTGCGGCAAGTGC
Above is a genomic segment from Halomicrobium sp. LC1Hm containing:
- a CDS encoding aldo/keto reductase, which produces MEYTTLGSTGIEVSKICLGCMSFGSGDEWMLDRDDSEALIERALELGINFFDTANVYSTGESEAILGDVLGEYDRDEQVVATKVFGEMGDDPNRQGLSRKAIEQELSASLERLGMDTVDLYQIHRWDYDTPIETTLRALDDAVRRGQVRHVGASSMWAHQFQRALHVSEREGLARFETMQDLYHLTYREEEREMYPVCEQWDVGVIPWSPLGAGYLTRPHEEFTRTTRGEHEKENIGLPYDEGPGSEAINERVQELADEKGVTMAQIALAWHFENEYTDAPILGTSSIEHLEAAVEALEIDLSTSEMEYLEEPYEPVPVYGHK
- a CDS encoding SDR family NAD(P)-dependent oxidoreductase — its product is MSDSQVALVTGGTSGIGRETVRGLAARGWTVLVHGRDAERGHEICRTVRRETAGAATFHHADLSELDAVGALADAITDDYDRLDALVNNAGTWQDERRLVAATGERSDGTRTQVALTVAVNHCAHYRLTHDLWPLLDAAGGRVVTVSSDLHRRGELDTDRFLGPDGPTGQQAYADSKLATVAFTRALARRTDAVTVSCCHPGIVPSSRLARETGGLSRLGWKLFGLVGGLLPVGPVDSERAAAETSLFLATTDDTADLHGGYFSDCERTEAKPIEEATEERCWDWTADVVGVDPEWPPVESGTDT
- a CDS encoding YkgJ family cysteine cluster protein — protein: MRVDCEGCAGCCIDWRPLTDADIDHERRGSRQPLDETSNLVPLTRSEVRAFVDRGHGDALTPRLFADDDGVTIDGHSVAAIDGRPAFYVGLRKPPKPVAPFDADPTWLETCVFLDPVTLQCRLHDGELYPDTCGAYPGENLSLAVETECERVEAHAPGEAAGERLRDDEPPADATPLLGPAALGSKLFAHPEPERLSGVVSRLVADELTAADRAEFVAVAAASAPGTGAVSDDWYERYRERARDAASWTGRAIERWQTIADAVGEPAPEPECAREIEDDDGAPPTPGWDSIDDTST
- a CDS encoding cyclic nucleotide-binding/CBS domain-containing protein, which encodes MSADTVLVEDVMSTPLETTSPDATVRAVAEQMREANVNGLFVPGADAGIVTTTDVVHAVAEGADLSETRVADVMTSPVERVETTTELNEAAAMMTNFGIKHLPVMDDHGDYVGMVSSTDTTGEFA
- a CDS encoding aldo/keto reductase codes for the protein MEHVEAGGASIPKIGLGTWQNTGTACTETVRTALDLGYRHVDTAQVYDNERAVGEGIAAADVDRDDIFLTTKVWRSNLRREAVVSTVQESLATLGVDYVDLLLIHWPHPRVPVEEPLAAMAELRERGLVEHLGVSNFTRSQLRAAGDAVDAPIVADQVLYHPYKDQSALREYCVDAGVALTAYSPLARGRVLGDDLLARIGDRYDRTPAQVALRWLVQQDGVVAIPKSTSRDHLADNLAVFEFSLTDDEMARIHELEGGFKTKLRNRLPALMRRLPV
- the nadE gene encoding NAD(+) synthase — its product is MSDSKPSAHDPALARERSELATEPEAVQRLREQLPRFVERTLERAGAEGVVVALDGRVGSTVAAVLAIEAVGVDRVSGLVLPANMNDEASARAAEAVASMLSIEYERLQLRPLLSAFQRVIGAAGEPADDVVALDNARERFRMACLYYVANTTDRIVLGSVDRTRRLLGSVTKHGDDGVDLAPLAPLYYTEVRALARAVDVPSNILDRSTRTAGRADSDPEQLGVDPETLDEILHALVDQAQPPAAVAERLAVDRATVQRVRKWCETTRHKRRPPLTPSIDL
- a CDS encoding HTH domain-containing protein, whose product is MNTNDIDLSPTQTQLVTTLINEHETADGPVTSGQVAEILDRSSGTVQNQLTTLQSIGLVESVQGPTGGYEPTPAAFAAIGREPMDDAETVTVSQAFDRIDATVEEIDLTNVHHPTECTAHVSVQGTLRSIAVGDPVVVGPTPSADLVVAGEVTAVSETADELVLDVRRMDAPVTEE
- a CDS encoding 30S ribosomal protein S24e; its protein translation is MEIDIIKEDDNPMLHRTDVRFEVRHDEATPSRLSVRDSLAAKLNKDAEEVVVHELDTKFGMRKTVGYAKVYDAPEFAREVEQDHMLERNKIVADGESGEEA
- a CDS encoding 30S ribosomal protein S27ae — encoded protein: MARHEYYGDDGQIEREQCPRCGDTFLAEHDDRKHCGKCGYTEWE